Proteins encoded together in one Salvelinus fontinalis isolate EN_2023a chromosome 6, ASM2944872v1, whole genome shotgun sequence window:
- the LOC129856802 gene encoding RNA-binding protein 25-like: protein MRERERERERERERERERERERERERERERERQRERETERERERERQRERETERETERERQRERQRQRQRDRDRDRDRARETERERQRERDRERETERERQRERERETERETERETERERDRERDRERDRDRDRDREETERETERDRDRDRDRDRDRDRDRDRGRATERERERERERERERERGERERERERERQRERQRRDREREREREREREREREREREREREREREREREREREREREKERER from the exons atgag agagagagagagagagagagagagagagagagagagagagagagagagagagagagagagagagagagagagagagagagagagagagagacagagagagagagagacagagagagagagagagagagagagacagagagagagagagacagagagagagacagagagagagagacagagagagagacagagacagagacagagagacagagacagagatagagacagagcgagagagacagagagagagagacagagagagagagacagagagagagagacagagagagagagacagagagagagagagagagagacagagagagagacagagagagagacagagagagagagagacagagagagagacagagagagagacagagacagagacagagacagaga agagacagagagagagacagagagagacagagacagagacagagacagagacagagacagagacagagacagagacagaggcagagcgacagagagagagagagagagagagagagagagagagagagagagagagagaggagagagagagagagagagagagagagagagacagagagagagacagaggagagacagagagagagagagagagagagagagagagagagagagagagagagagagagagagagagagagagagagagagagagagagagagagagagagagagagagagagagagagagagagagaaagagagagagaga
- the LOC129857132 gene encoding ictacalcin-like yields MSQVQQSMALLISAFHKYSGKEGDKTTLSKGELKDLLNAELGDVMGKNTDQAKVDKIFKDLDANADGSVDFQEYVTLVACLTMMCNEFFTKK; encoded by the exons ATGTCACAGGTCCAGCAGTCTATGGCATTGCTCATCTCAGCCTTCCACAAGTACTCTGGCAAGGAGGGCGACAAGACGACCCTGAGCAAGGGAGAACTCAAAGATCTGCTCAACGCAGAGCTTGGAGATGTCATGGGG AAAAACACTGACCAGGCAAAGGTTGACAAGATCTTCAAAGATCTGGACGCAAACGCAGATGGCAGTGTGGACTTCCAGGAGTACGTCACACTGGTGGCCTGCCTCACCATGATGTGCAATGAGTTCTTCACCAAGAAGTGA